The Raphanus sativus cultivar WK10039 chromosome 6, ASM80110v3, whole genome shotgun sequence sequence GCATTTGTCGTTATGCAATGCAAGATgcactaaaatatttaaaaaataatacgTTTATAAAGGAAAAATGCAGTTTTCCTTCTTTGTCGTAGTTAATTATGTGTccatttgacaaaaaaaagaaaaaaattatgtgtCCATTTAACCGTAACTTCCAAGAAGTAACACCTGATGCTAACGTTTAGAACCAACAGGTGCTCTTGCGCTCGCTGGAGCTGAAGCATACTGTCAATATTTAGGAATGACATGTGATCCCAATCTTATCTAAAGCTGTACCTAACAAGACACGAGCAAAATTACCAAACATGAGTTCTTATGAGTTTCCATTACAACACGATACTATATGATTTGACATCTTATCACATGTTGTGATGCCActaaagaaacaagaaaacGCATCTTCATATACCAAAAATCCCAAATATTTAACATTACACATGAAATTTACTATACAGAACAGGATTCTGATGATTATACAATCATCATAATATACATTATTAACAAGAGAGCATTGATTAAATGAGTAATACAATCGGTAGAGAcacaaaatagaaaatatacattattatttgttttcttttttaaaattttttaacattaataataaaataatttaaaaatcgaTTATGTTTCTCCATTTAAATCGATCTCAGTCACACAGATAGTTTTGTTGCCGCCGCCTCCACCTACCACAATCtctctctgcctctctctctctaacagAGCCGTCATGGATTCCGTCAGGCTTCCAACGGCTCCTTCCTCTCTCCGTACCCAAATGCTACCCCATCACCTTCACCACATTCCTCTACATCCTTGCAATCGCCGCGGCAACCTCCGGTTTAAACCGGTTATCATCGGAATCACTCTACCTCGAAACCACGTCTCTCCGTTAGCCGTTCTCACCCGAGACGACGAAACAACCTCCGTGgctgctcctcctcctctggaTTCTCCTCCGCCGCAGCCGCGTCTCAAGGTCTCTCCTAACTCGCTGCAGTACCCCGCCGGTTACCTCGGCGCGGTTCCTGAGCGCGCCGCGAGCGATCCGGAGAACGGAAGCATCGCCGAGGCGATGGAGTATCTGACGAATATACTCTCCACCAAGGTTTACGACGTGGCGATCGAGTCGCCACTCCACTTGGCTAAGAAGCTTTCGGAGAGGTTAGGTGTTCGCTTGTTCCTCAAGAGAGAAGACTTGCAACCTGTAAGTTGTTAGGCGGTTGTTAGGCATATGAATAGTGTTTAGTCAGGAGCTTAGGCCGTTTTTTAAAAcgtttagataatttttttaaaaaagttgttaaaAATATAGTTATGTTCATAACTGATTTGCCGACTAGACGGCTAGTCGGCAATCTataccgatttttagaacattaaTTTTTGCTGATTCGTTTATGAATTTTGAAGCTATGTTTAAGTGTGTTTGTGCGGGTGGGGGTTGATGATGGTTTCAGGTGTTCTCGTTTAAGCTTCGTGGAGCTTACAACATGATGGTGAAGCTTCCAGCTGAGCAATTGGCAAAAGGAGTGATCTGCTCTTCAGCTGGAAACCATGCTCAAGGAGTTGCTTTGTCTGCTGCTAAACTCGGCTGCACAGCTGTGATTGTTATGCCTCGCACAACTCCAGAGATCAAGGTATTTCGCATTTTAAATGTCTTTGAATCTGAAGTTAGTATCTGATTGGTGtgtgaaaacaataaaataaacagTGGCAATCTGTGGAGAATTTGGGTGCGACGGTTGTTCTTGTTGGTGATTCGTATGACGAAGCACAGACGTTTGCTAAGCAACGAGCTGAGGAAGAAGGTTTGACGTTTATACCTCCTTTTGATCACCCTGATGTTATTGCCGGACAAGGGACTGTCGGGATGGAGATCACAAGGCAAGCTAAAGGTCCATTGCATGCTATATTTGTCCCcattggtggtggtggtttgaTAGCTGGTATTGCTTCTTATGTGAAGAGAGTTTGTCCCGAGGTACGTGTGGATGCTTTGGTAAGGTATTGTCATAGCTTCCGTCACCTTATTGTGGCTTTTGTGGGATGCAGGTGAAGATCATTGGTGTAGAGCCAGCTGATGCAAACACTATGGCGTTGTCGCTGCATCACGGCGAGAGAGTGATACTAGACCAGGTTGGGGGTTTTGCAGATGGTGTAGCAGTCAAAGTAGTTGGTGAAGAGACTTTTCGTATATCCAGAAAGCTGGTGGATGGTGTTGTGCTCGTCACTCGTGATGCTATCTGTGCATCAATAAAGGTAACGCTTGTGACACAAGCGCATTGTTATTGTAGATGAGATCATATACTCGTCTCTACAGGATATGTTTGAGGAGCAACGGAACATATTAGAACCAGCAGGTGCGCTTGCGATCGCTGGAGCTGAAGCGTACTGTAAATATTACGGTCTGAAGGACGTGAATGTTGTAGCCATAACCAGTGGTGCGAACATGAACTTTGACAAGCTGAGGATTGTCACGGAGCTCGCTAATGTCGGTAGGCAACAGGAGGCTGTTCTTGCTACTATCTTGCCTGAAAAACCTGGAAGCTTTAAGCAGTTCTGTGAATTGGTGCGTTGTTTGGTATTACAGCATGTAGCGGTTAATCCcgttaatataaacatatttggtcGATGCAGGTTGGACCAGTGAACATAACTGAGTTCAAGTATAGATGTGGGTCGGAAAAGGAATCTGTTGTACTATACAGGTAAGTCTTTTCCTGCAAAAGTTCCTTCTCTCGTTGTTAGTCTTCTAATCCGCACAGTTTTGTGTGTTGATGGTTGTTAGTGTTGGAGTGCACACAGCCGGAGAGCTGAAAGCACTAGAGAAGAGAATGGAATCTTCTCAGCTCAGAACTAGGAACCTCACGACCAGTGACTTAGTAAAAGATCACCTGCGTTACTTGGTGCGTCCCTTAAGTTGATAACTCCCGTTGATTGATGCGAGTTGGATATGTGAATTACAACACTTTGTATATTTTTCAGATGGGTGGAAGATCAAGTGTTGAAGAAGAGGTTCTCTGCCAGTTCACCTTCCCAGAGAGACCTGGTGCTCTGATGAACTTCTTGGACTCTTTCAGTCCCCGTTGGAACATTAGCCTTTTCCATTACCGCGCAGAGGTTTATATTTCTGTTCACCATTTACACCACAAGCAAGCTTTGTTGTAACTTCAATGGTTCCTTCTTTCAAAACAGGGTGGGGCAGGTGCAAATGTGTTGGTCGGAATCCAAGTGCCGGAACAAGAAATGATTGAGTTCAGAAACCGAGCTCAAGTTCTTGGATACGAGTACGTCTTGGTAAGCGAAGACACTGTTTTCAAGCTTCTTATGCACTGAGTTTAAAGCTGTGATGGGGAGACCAAAACCGAGGAAGTAGTAGAAGAACACATGAGTGGTATTCCTTGTGTCCATTGGTTGTTCTTGAGCTCTGTTAGAAACAAAATATGTGAGTTTCAGGCTTTTATGTCACGGGCCTGTTGCGCTAGCCTGTAACCTTTATTGCCTACGGGCTATGCTGTAGACTTATGTATACCTTTCAGCAAATAATGTGAGGCTTAACCTTCCAATAAATTTGACTTAACTTGTAACTCTTTTGTAGATCTGTATCACTGTATGCAAATATGTATATgatgttattcaaaaaaataactcAAGAGGAGAGGATGCTTAGGATTCTCACATATCagcaaattattatttttaaatagagcCAAAAcgtatttaaattaattatttgacgTCACCGATGTAAAAAATAACGAAATCTATCAtttacataaaagaaaaaaagagtcaaaaagaaagaaaaaaatacacacCCGGTGGGACTCGAACCCACAATCGTTTGATTAGAAGTCAAACGCCTTATCCATTAGGCCACGGGTGCATCTGTTCCAAACATATTTATTAAAGTAAATATCATTTGCgttaaatataagaaattggTTCATGATTCCAGTTATGATTCAAGTCTGGTTCGATCACGTGTTTGTTAGAATCTACGGGGAAGTGATTAGGAAGATGTTGCTTCGACGGTGAGGGAGAAGTATGAAAAGCTTAGTAAAAGTGTAAACAAGGCACGGGATGAAATGAAATGTGGTGGAACATCAGCTAGCTATTGGCCTTGGTTCAAGGAGATGGAAGAGATTGTGAGCAGTTCATTGGCCACTAAAGGTGCATCTGGTGAAGATATAAGTTGTAGGTCACTGGGGAATACTGTGAAGCCAGCAAGGAGGTAATGCAGAGACTGTTGTAGTGTTCTTGCTCTCTCTTTACGCTTGTGGAATGGGTAGTTGGAGTGTGTCGAGAATGAGGAAATCCAGAGGAGAACAAGGCCATTGCTAAAGTGGCACGACCACAACCTTGCATTGAGAGTCTTGACGTGTTATCCAAGGAAGATCTTTCTTTCGTcaccaatttatatatatagcacCACTCTTTGATACATTTAGGTTTGTTTGGTATTAGGTACATAAAGTGATGTAATGTAATCTAATCTAATGTAGTCTCCTCTGTCTTTGAATTTTAATAGAGCCCTTTTATATTTGGAAAATCATTTCATATAATAGATCCTTCATTAATTGTCCAATCCACTGCTAAGCTATATGCCTCAGCATTTAGTACTCAGTTAAATTGAACATAGACGTTGTGTAGTGCTAGACTGCTAGTTGCATGGTCTTGTTCTAAAGAGAGATTTGGAAACAACTTTTGACAAAAGAAACTTGGCCTGACTATTCTCTAAATATATTAGACTCTCTCCAACAAAACTAATAAACGCTCGAACTTTATGTCTCAAATCCGATTCTTTTTATTCCTCACGCAGATTAAAGAACATGCCATGTGAGTGGATACATTACAAACATGATAAAGAAACATAACATAGAGAAGAGAGATATTACAAAGTACGTAGTTCATAATCTGCTGATTCCGAGGGGAACCGAAGCTTGCCAAAGGATAGAAGTTGCCCAATTTTCTAGAGGGAGATAAAGAAAACTTGCTGTCACTCCATCATCAGCCTTCTGCAGTCTTCATTGCTCCATATATTAAAACACTTTCCTTACAAGAACACAAAATCACTTTAACTAGATATTAATATAGTAATCTCCTTTTTTAGACCATCCCCTGAAGATATAAACCTCTAGACAAATCAGAGGTTTTTCTCTTCTTCAACTAAGGGATGGCCATTCTCTTTTGATTTGCGGTGTTCTGCCAAATTAAGAGAAGGTTTCAATAATGGAGGCTTGCTAGGggtatttatagattttgtttGATCTGTGCTACTTTTTGTTTGTCTATGGTcatgaaaacatttaaaaagataCACCGAAACCCCATCTTAGTGTTCTTTCCACTTTTTCTGGtaactttttcatattttttctaAGAAAACAGCTTATTAAAACAATGAATCAATACATATCCTGTCTGTTAATGTTGTTTATAAAGGATATTCTTTTGTATCATAGATGGATCATGGGTGCAATATGTTATTTTGGTATACACGTATTTATTTCGTAGTTATAATACATTGCATGCTGAATAACAAAATACACAATAACACATAATTAAGGGAAATAATCGTATAGTATAACGAGAATGTTgggaattttatttaaaaaccttctatacatatacataagtgGAAGTGGAAGCAGATGATGCTGGAATCAAGGGGAGTTTACGTGAATATGCTTGGAATTTTGGATCATCTTATGGAATATGCCATTCACCTAGATTGCCTTTTTCAGTAGTATACACTCATGATTCATATGATGACATCTGCAAAATTCAGGTTTATAACTCGTTCTTACTATACACTTAATCAGGTATATATAAACTACCCGAGATGTCGGTAATGTATAATttctttttagaatattattaatcaatatttgGACATGTGCAAAAACTTAATATAGTATATGCAATgtttaaagtatatttttttcgGTTTTCGAAACAATACAATCAGGTACTACCCGATTGAAAAGGTTTTCTGAAAAGCACATTTATTTTAACCTGGTTTGATCTACTTGAAAGAAGTAAagttttcattattttcaaacaagtttttttttttaatgatcaGGGATTATCGTATCTGCTAGGACTACAAGTTCTTTCTTTGAGACATATTCGTTCTTATCTTATTGCACTACAATAGCAGGTAGGTAgtataattcaattttcaaGAATATTACACTAGTATATGAAATCCACCTCCTGTGGTTGTATACTTGTATTGTATTATATCTAAATTGATTTCACATGTAGTTTGACGtccaaagaaaaaatgaaagtttTGATCCACCTTATGGGATTCTTCCCAACTCATACAGCAAAAAAGAACATGACCCGagatctctataatattatttgagaagtcagtttcctatgtgtcacgttcacgttaactctcacgatggttgattacatggATAccattaatgaaataaaattattacacttaaatatttttattgattttttatttagtttcttttaaaaattttgcaaataacatatataataaaaaggaaacatttataaagtataaaagcaaatttaaaatcgaaaatatatacctatataatatgatttcattaaaaaggaaagtttacaaaatagtaatattttatttaaaaagtgaAGCATTGCGTTggcgttaactctcacgatggttgattacatggatacccttaatgaaataaaattattacacttaaatatttttattgattttttatttagtttcttttaatttttttgcaaataacatgtataataaaaaggaaacatttataaagtataaaagcaaatttaaaatcgaaaatatatacctatataatatgatttaattaaaaaggaaagtttacaaaatagtaatattctatttaaaaaaatataaatatacttttgaagtaatcaaatactttatttatatctatattttcttagatgaaaatatatatttgtatataatgtgatttcataaaagcAAATTTCACATAGATAATCctaatattagaaaaataaatattatttattttaaaacatgattttaaataatacaatttcaaagtaatagaaatatttttatatagctatatatttcttagatgattacataagaTAATGGTTACATAAAATAGTTaagtaacataaaaatataNNNNNNNNNNNNNNNNNNNNNNNNNNNNNNNNNNNNNNNNNNNNNNNNNNNNNNNNNNNNNNNNNNNNNNNNNNNNNNNNNNNNNNNNNNNNNNNNNNNNTAATTATATTTCAGTATGAATTTGAAACAATATATGAAACTTAATATACTCACAACATGAATAACTCaactaatccaacttatataAACTCAATAAGAATATATACTTCTATggtaataattagttttataaatataaattataggatgaTTCAAAATgtattaacaaatgaaaataaaatattaaccaattgttacaatttatttcttttgtaaaatttatatatgtaggCATGAGACTTCATAATACCAATcgttatataaatttatttgatttggaATCCGACACTTcagtttatcttttatttcattctaagcacaatatatcttaatttatgaATGAtcattctaaaatatatttacatatataagacaaccaaccaaccaacctaaatgcaaataagaaatttaatcaaaattttaatatatttagaataaaaaatattataactgaATTCCAAGAAATTAATGTAAATCAATATATTCGAATGATAACTTAATCGATTGTAAAACCAATAAAACTGATAACctataatatatctaaaatcgTATGTCTAATTAAAacaatatgatattattaataaaaattatgcatacaaatataaattaatataaaattaaaagtaaatagcaattaattattatagtatatttactttataaatatttatacacgTGCATGTGCacggaaaatcacctagttgcAATATATTAGAAGAAAAAACCGTTTACTGATTCTTTGGCAAGAAATAATCTATTATTggttcaggttcaggttcaggttcagtAATCGGTTTTCTCTCGACTAAAAACGGCCCAAATTATCACAGGTTCATAAAAGGCCCACGAGGAGTTGCAAATAAGTAAACGCCATTTTGGCCTTTTGGTTTGAGCGTCCCACATCGCAAAACTAATTGAAGTTATCAGCAGAAGGTGTATTATACATAGAAACTCTCTCGTCTTTTAAAAAATCACGCAGCCATGTGGTGAGCACAAAGCGAACTATTCTTTCGCCTTTTACTAAAGAATACCGTGTGCTGTCCATGCCAAGTGGCATACGCTTATTTTTGGAGGGTCCCGCTTTCAAGTGGGCCCAACAACAAATAGTTCAATTTTTTACTGTTTACTTTAACCTTGGGTAAAGGATAAATCAAATTCTTTACTATACCTAACCGTTAAACGATTGTTAACCGTCACTATACTTAAAATGGTTCAACTGATTacatttaattaatattgtcaCGAGACCATCCATATAGTAGACAAATAATCTTGTTAATTTTGCTTGGTATCTAAATACAAAATGACAAAGACACGAAAGAATAATTCGATAGACGTTTATATGTATAGATTACGGggtcaatattttaaattcagttATTTCAGGTCAATATATTTACTGTATGCGTATATGTTTGCTGAGGATTGTGGTACACAATTGAAAGTAACAGGACAACGAATGCATGATCGCTTGTATTTGTACTTTGTACGATGTTTCGAAATCAAACAAGAGCATTATGTTCTGTCCCTTTAATATCTTACATGCTTGTTAAAATACTGTGAATATTTATGTTCTGTCCCTTTATTATCTTACATGCTTGTCAAATGTTTGTTACAATACTGGGAATATTGATACCGGTTTAATCATCATGTTATTATGTATTAGGTCTAATTGACTGCcacaaacaaataacaaaaaaatatttgagacACTAACACGATTTAACTATTACGTGAAATTAAATGCATTGTTCATGAATACATatacggattttttttttgtcacgaaacaTATACGGATTTAAATCTTTGTTTTTGGTCCACTTACATATCCAAAAGAGAATCTATATGTAAACAACACTTCTCCTAATAGATTAATATGCACCACTTATAGATCTGAAATATTATAGATTAATGTATCATTCATATGTCCAGAATATTCTTCATCAATATTCGATTATTCAGTCATTGTGTATATTATATTTGTAcgagtatatatattatatttttcgtACCTACACTATGGATTAATATCtaagttttattaaatatattttagttatgaaGATACAGTTTACATATCAATGTATAATTCATTTATGAAAACATGTACACTGGTGTCCACCAGTAATGTTATTTTGACAACTGCAACGAGGATAGCATTTGTCTCTAATCTCGGCTACGCATTGCATGGAAGCTATCCTTGCATCTGGATTACATTTTCCGCTGCCAAGGTAATCAAGTTGTGGCGCACAATCTGCCTCCACTATTTTATATCAACAACAAAATATTAGCtggtatataataaaattgatacGCAATAAATACAAGTTTGTATTAAACGTATACCATCAAAATGTTTTCAAtcgaaaccatatatatatatgtatatgttacCTTTTGTACTATGCAGCACGAGAAACATGAGAACACAAGAAACCACAACCAAAGTAGCAGATTTCATGATGtaaagtttaataaataaatgttaagttcaaaaaaaaaaaaagtttgataagTGACACTTATGTTTCTTGtgaattgttttgtttatttcgTACTGAATATTTTCTTATCACCTTTGCttgtatatataagaaaaacacacaaagaCATTTTGAATTCTTGCTCAAATTAAAAggtaataaaatcatatttgaccaaaataattaatttggataataaattatatttgacTTAAAAGTAATCTAGATTTGCATATCTATACATATTAATTCTGCATTTTCTCTTTAATGCATCCATGTCAGCATCTGTGTGCTAATAATAATTACAATTTGACattatttggatatatatatatatatatataaagttggtTATAAAACTTATGACTATAATGTATATATCTAGTTATAAAACTTATGACTATTATGTTCTGTATCTGCTCTTGTCTTGTGCATATTATTAAGTGGTATGTATAACTAAGGACCTAAGTTACATTGAAATAAAagtgtcatcattttttttactCAAAAAAGAAATGTTTCATTGCATCATCACTCATCAGACACATGTTGGTGAGGTTCCGGTAAATGAACATTTCGAagaagtcaaaaaaaaaaagagaacatcTAGAATGAGACTTAAGAGTGACATAAAGCTTTTTTCCCTTCTAAATTTCATTAG is a genomic window containing:
- the LOC108805724 gene encoding threonine dehydratase biosynthetic, chloroplastic, translating into MDSVRLPTAPSSLRTQMLPHHLHHIPLHPCNRRGNLRFKPVIIGITLPRNHVSPLAVLTRDDETTSVAAPPPLDSPPPQPRLKVSPNSLQYPAGYLGAVPERAASDPENGSIAEAMEYLTNILSTKVYDVAIESPLHLAKKLSERLGVRLFLKREDLQPVFSFKLRGAYNMMVKLPAEQLAKGVICSSAGNHAQGVALSAAKLGCTAVIVMPRTTPEIKWQSVENLGATVVLVGDSYDEAQTFAKQRAEEEGLTFIPPFDHPDVIAGQGTVGMEITRQAKGPLHAIFVPIGGGGLIAGIASYVKRVCPEVKIIGVEPADANTMALSLHHGERVILDQVGGFADGVAVKVVGEETFRISRKLVDGVVLVTRDAICASIKDMFEEQRNILEPAGALAIAGAEAYCKYYGLKDVNVVAITSGANMNFDKLRIVTELANVGRQQEAVLATILPEKPGSFKQFCELVGPVNITEFKYRCGSEKESVVLYSVGVHTAGELKALEKRMESSQLRTRNLTTSDLVKDHLRYLMGGRSSVEEEVLCQFTFPERPGALMNFLDSFSPRWNISLFHYRAEGGAGANVLVGIQVPEQEMIEFRNRAQVLGYEYVLVSEDTVFKLLMH